One genomic region from Bacillus sp. SLBN-46 encodes:
- a CDS encoding glycosyltransferase family 4 protein, with amino-acid sequence MIQELRSKEFNMRLERVKLANSQKLIQSNKRINQLHIVYAMTHVGISGGVKVILEHANRLHKAGAKVTLVSHFQKPSWFPIEAEYLQIPFELELAKGIPLCDLIVATYWDHIQACIETGIAPVVYFEQGDFHLFDYDSMNPTLKTFIQKQFEVAPFIYTVSHQASKLITKIYGIEAQVFPNAVDETLFTTNGEKEQGDRPYLLMVGGESAKFKGISDIITAYDKVKSEFNMDLYWITPEQPSEAMKKRVTKVFVNPTQQKISNLYRGASLFICGSSYESFSLPTLEAMACGCPVVTTNNAGILEYVVNQENAYICQMKNPDDMAEKIVQVLASQEIQTKLRKNGLQTAQKYHWETIINDILHYYKNIASYNIQSSNDLNNWEIGVNVEQFLNQEDFEKLKRFLLITHADIVKAPVIYSFEKAPEIARWEVIAHRKNGSEGDTEHCFCPLKPPNKLQLFNLPGYSSFLLREFERALDEFNDLHDQQKNPKEKAVAARWIILTLVRLQRKQEAKKRLKEFISQYTHNSDLYLLNAMLQEEPKIKSSSIESVKLLGDASSFPEFFFHVQSQWEALLSDK; translated from the coding sequence GTGATACAGGAACTTCGTTCAAAAGAATTTAATATGAGATTAGAAAGAGTTAAGTTAGCCAACAGTCAGAAATTAATACAATCAAACAAAAGGATCAATCAGCTGCATATTGTCTACGCCATGACACACGTAGGCATATCCGGCGGTGTAAAAGTCATCCTTGAGCATGCCAACAGGCTGCACAAAGCTGGCGCTAAAGTAACCTTGGTATCCCATTTCCAAAAACCATCCTGGTTTCCGATTGAAGCAGAGTATCTGCAAATTCCCTTTGAACTTGAACTGGCAAAAGGGATTCCCCTCTGTGACCTCATTGTCGCTACCTACTGGGATCATATTCAAGCATGTATTGAAACAGGTATAGCTCCGGTTGTTTACTTTGAACAAGGAGATTTTCATCTATTTGACTATGATTCTATGAATCCTACATTAAAGACTTTCATTCAGAAACAATTTGAGGTTGCTCCTTTTATTTACACTGTCTCCCATCAGGCATCCAAGCTCATTACTAAGATCTACGGCATAGAAGCACAGGTTTTTCCAAATGCAGTTGATGAGACACTATTCACTACAAATGGAGAAAAAGAGCAAGGAGACCGGCCATACCTGTTAATGGTGGGGGGAGAAAGCGCAAAATTTAAAGGCATTTCTGACATTATCACAGCGTACGACAAAGTAAAAAGTGAATTTAATATGGATTTATATTGGATCACACCAGAACAGCCATCTGAAGCAATGAAAAAGAGAGTAACAAAGGTGTTCGTTAACCCCACTCAGCAAAAAATCAGCAATCTCTATAGAGGGGCATCCTTGTTTATTTGTGGATCGTCTTATGAGAGTTTTTCACTTCCGACGCTAGAGGCAATGGCATGTGGTTGTCCTGTTGTTACTACAAATAATGCAGGGATACTCGAATACGTGGTAAATCAGGAGAATGCTTACATTTGTCAGATGAAAAATCCAGATGATATGGCTGAAAAAATCGTTCAGGTATTAGCCAGTCAAGAGATCCAAACCAAACTAAGAAAGAATGGCCTTCAAACAGCACAAAAGTATCATTGGGAAACCATAATAAATGATATCCTACACTATTATAAAAATATTGCTTCCTATAACATCCAGTCCTCAAATGACTTGAATAATTGGGAAATCGGCGTAAATGTAGAGCAGTTTTTGAACCAAGAGGATTTCGAAAAACTGAAAAGATTTTTGCTTATTACCCATGCGGATATAGTAAAAGCTCCAGTAATCTATAGTTTTGAAAAGGCTCCCGAAATTGCCAGATGGGAAGTCATTGCACATCGTAAAAATGGGAGCGAAGGGGATACAGAGCATTGTTTTTGTCCACTAAAACCACCTAACAAACTTCAGTTATTTAATCTCCCCGGCTACAGCTCATTTTTATTAAGGGAGTTTGAAAGGGCATTAGATGAGTTTAATGACTTGCATGATCAGCAAAAAAATCCAAAAGAAAAAGCGGTAGCCGCCCGTTGGATTATTCTCACACTTGTGAGACTGCAGAGGAAACAAGAAGCAAAGAAAAGATTAAAAGAATTTATTAGCCAATACACTCATAACTCTGATCTTTATTTATTGAATGCAATGCTCCAAGAGGAACCTAAAATAAAATCGTCTTCCATTGAATCGGTCAAACTATTAGGTGACGCCTCATCCTTCCCAGAGTTTTTCTTTCATGTGCAATCACAGTGGGAGGCACTTCTATCTGATAAATGA